In Glycine max cultivar Williams 82 chromosome 10, Glycine_max_v4.0, whole genome shotgun sequence, the DNA window CTCTTATCTAGACTCCATGCAAGTTATTGCTACTTAAAGATTCGATTCTATTCTCTTTTTATATTCAACAAgcaagtttgtctttttttcttctttttttcttctcttctttatgGTTTTTAGTTACTAAAAGTGTGTGGTTTTATTATGTTCCAGTTATGGCAAAGGTTCCCTTGAGCTGGTATGGGAAAATGGTCAACTTCACGTGCAGCAAGGAggttcatcatcaacatcaagtGTCGTCACACGAATGACTCCCTCGTGCGAAGGTTCCTTCAATGCAAAAAGTGCAAGGTTAAGCTCACTATACTCCCTCATGGACTTCCCAGTTCAAAGGGACTCTGCCTTGGACAATTCTCAACCAAATTCTCATCAAAGCAATGACCAAAATTCTGGTAAGTTTGCAAAGGCTGCTAATTCTAGCAGCAAAGGTCTTGATCGTTCCTTAGTGATAAACTCACCTAAAGGATCACCGGGAAGACAAAAGAACCCTTTAAATTCTGATACATCAAACATGGTTCCAAGAAGTGAGGAAACAACACCTCCTGATGAGCAATCTGAAGCTGTTGGTCATGATAGTATTCATGGATCTCGTGGTCAATATTTTAACCAAACCTCAAGCTCAGCAAGACATAGAGCAAAGGGAAAAGCTCATGATACTAAACAAAAATACTGTGATGAAGGCTTGTTGGAATCTTCTTCCCTATGCTCCATTGGAGCCTCAAATAACAGAAACGTGTGTAGCAGGACACATGATGATATCGATGACTCAACGTATTTAAGCAATGTAAGTGGAAAAGTATACTCTATTTTTTCACCTTCTTAGTAAGCATAGCATTGTTATCAGGTCTCATGAAGCTTGATAAACTTGGTGCAGAATGATGAAGAACCAGAAGATGTAGTGAAGGAAAAGCCTGCTTGGGAAGGCACCGGTGTCAAGAGAAGTAGGAATGCAGAAGTTCATAATTTATGTGAAAGGGTGAGGGAAATAATGTAGGAGATTATTAGAGAAAGAGTAACTTGGAGATTATTAGATTAATTAGTAACATCTTGTTGTGGATGTTGGCAGAAGCGAAGAGATAAGATCAACAAGAGGATGCGTATATTGAAGGAGCTCATACCAAATTGCAATAAGGTTTGGAATTTGGATATACATAATCCCTTCCCCCTCCTTTTCTGAATATGCTATACTTTTTTTGTACTTGTTTTAATTCTATACTTTTGTCTTGTATGTCTCTTACTTAGACGGACAAAGCTTCAATGCTTGATGATGCCATCGAATATCTTAAGACCCTAAAGCTTCAGTTACAGGTAATTTTCAAGTCTTTTACCTCTTATCAAATTGCTTTTAGGCCTTGTTAGTTAAACAGTCATATATTAAGCTTAGTGTTATGATGCAGATGATGTCAATGGGTGCTGGATTTTGTATGCCGTTCATGATGCTACCTAATGCTGCTCATCATATGATGAACACACCCCATTTACATCAGTTAATGGGACTTGGTATGGGGTTCAGGCCAGGCACAGCCATGCCTTGTAGCCTCCCTCAGTTCCCTATTACACCTTTGCATGGTATCACTGACAACAGAGTTCACATGTTTGGTTTCCCTAACCAAGTTCCACCCATGCCAATTTCTCATGCACCTTTCATTCCAATGCTTGGAAATCCTTCTACACAACCCACCCCTCTTGCAACTAGCACAAACATCAACCTGGCGGAAAACCCTGCTTCTTCCCAGTTAACTACTCTAATGGCCTCGTCCCCCAAGAACTTGTTTATTAGTGGACAAGCTGAATATGCAACAAAGCAATAAGCACCGAGTCAGGTTTCCCTTCCCCACTAGCCATCAATTTGTATCccaaaaagagaagaaataaaatttagcaTGTCTAAGGCAATTGCTAGAAAAGTCGATTTAAAGATTGTGGGATCTGATAATAAATATTCAGCAACTAGACACTGACACTTCATGGTTGGATGCTTTACTGCTTAATTTGAAACACTGATGAAAATGGTCATTGGATTCATTGGAAGCATAGAAGTATGGTTCTTAGTTATCATCCAGTACCATTCTGTATGAATTATTCAAATTAAGGTGTCTTATTAGGCGATGAAGGCTTCTAATAACAACACAACATTTAGAAGTTAAAACTATTGCCAAGTGCTTCATTCACTAACATTAGTTGTGATGTGCATGCTAAATATAGAATATTGTTCATACTTCAACTTTCATTCATACTTTACAAAGTGATGTATCtaacatctcatttttcgtaaactaatttaaaataaaattgttatttataaataaatagagttttagaaaaatgatcaggtttttataaataaataaataatgagaaataatggtttgaaggaaaataaaaaaaaaattgatttattcgtttgatagggaataaaatagagtttctttttataaaatattaaaaatagataaatacaataataataagttgtgtGTATCCAGGTATAAATAGTAATGTTAGGTTAGAACGATGTCTCCTCTTctcctcattttcgtttttctctctcttctcctcCCAAAACCTTCTCTTTTTCCTGCAGACCTCCAAACTTGTCTCAGAAAAAtaacgatctcggactcattcaccgttggatcgttgtgaaatttAAATACAAGGTTCGCAAtccaattccgagcattctcaccacTGTAAATTTCGATATCATGTCAGAactaagagaaatacccttcaCATCGTAGCATtttcttttcccgcagaaacccagagctgcctcggtaaaactacgatcccagtttcgttaaccgttggattatcgtgaaattttgatatgttgttCGAGATCCAATTCTGCACACCTCCACCATTGTATTATCGTAAAATGACTCTCGAACAACATCTCAAAATTTCACTACAATCCAACGTATAACGAgtccgggatcatagttttaccgaaacagttttgggtttctgctgGAAAGGAAAAAGCTATGATGCgaagggtatttctctcagATTCgacattatttcaaaattcacaacGGTGATAATGCTCGGAATTAAGTTTCAAACCTGGTgcttaaatttcacgacgatccgacagtgaatgagtccgagattgTTGTTTTTCTGAGACAAATTTGGTGGTCtgtgggaaaaagagagggttttgagaggagaatgggagaagcgaaaatgagggaaagaagaggaaacgtcagtgtgaaaactgacctaacactatttatagctaggtttattctatttatttatttattattttataaaaacaaactctattttattctctatcaaacaaataaataaaataccctatttattttctctcaaatcattattttaattaataattatatctttttatttatttatttataaaatcacattatttttctaaaactctatttatttataaataataattctttttaaattagcttacgaaaaatgggatgttacatccCACAGTCGATCCAATCACAATACTCATCACGCATTAACTCGTTACCCTTAAAGGGTCTACACACAATTCATCAGGCTTCCATAATCTCAAGACAACACATTATCACGTCTCATGTATCATATACatgtcacacaataataatattaatatgttatgttcatatgattAAATCCTTCAAACaagttcacataatcatatcaaaatcaaatgaatcaaaatcataggtaaaaaatacataaacacCAAGAACActaaattttatcaaccaattcgcatcaaGGCATCAATTGGTCCGTCAAACATAATAATCtagtaattataatcataaagacagaattacaatacagtaaacatcccaaaataaaccctaatttgatcttctaaggatccctacacatattCATTCTAAtctcaattgcgataaactcatcatTTACCTCTAAGCAGGCTCACGTATGTAGTTTAGTAgtgatagcggcatctctagtgGTTCCTTAATATTATTGAAGCTTTTCTTCTAGTTGCTTTGCTAAGATTTCCAAGCATTAAATAGAAGCAGAAGGGATTGGAGCCTCAATTTCACTGTCTCTATGTGAGGGGTATTTCTCTCTCTACagacattatttcacaaatctcAATAGTGAGAATGTGTGAAAATGAGTTCCGaaggtggtgtccaaatttcaccATGATTGAACGGTTAACGAGTCGGAGATCATAATTTTACTGGAACATGTTTGGGTGTATGCAtgaaaaagagagagttttgggaggaaaaggggaaaaaaaatttgagagagagagagcgtaGAGACgtattgtaaatgtaaaaactggtctaatatgtctctatttatatctAGGGTACTCTCAGCttattatttaatctattttttattttataaaaaaaatattttactctaTCATTgaataaataaccaattaaaacattgttttattttctaaaacatcattttactctatttattttctaatactatgaagctcttattttaattaacaaaattttttctctctcaattatttaatttctaaagattctattaatttttaaataaaactcattttatttatttgacaaaaaatagAGTGTTACATGCGTGTCATTTAGATATTGGAGCTTGGCCTTGTCGGTTTGATGCTAATTAGTAATTAGGATCTCACACTAGTCATATACTCATATTTACTTAAACAGTCTGACTCTGATCTACCACGTTACCAAAGTGCGTATAAATAAGGTTTAGTGGTGATCTTATTGTATGTTGGTATCATTAAACATGATATCCATATTTAAAATTGCAATCAGCCCATTACTAGTTAGCCATCCAACCCAGCTTCAGTGCTACATGGAAATGTGATGAGAAAACACTTAGGTTGATGGCAACACTTCATCGTATTGGTTGTTTAACAACTTCAACTTAATCACCAAAGATTTTATCCTTAATAGTTAATACTGTAAATATTCATTGACAATATTTGATGATATCATATTCTCATTATAAGTTAAAAGTTGATGTAGGGTTTTaagccaaaagataaggtgcatGCATAATGAGAATTGgatttttatcactaaggtttagGTGACTTAAATGCAAAGTGGAAGATTGTATTTTACTAGAAGAACCTTACTTGAATGGATGCATtagaagttgtttttgtttcaactttcaagagaacttatttattatagttggtgacaattttcgctataaatagagaagagatttaGTGGAGAAACACACatgaagagagagtgtgtgagaagagagattgtgaaccaaagtcactttgttgagagaaaagtgtcttTGTGTGAGTATTGTTatttcttgtaaccattgagtGGGATACTCGGATTTGTAGAGTGATATACTATTTGGGGTgagttacaatcttgtaataatttttgtgagagtaaaatattttttgagacgATTTTGTGGACGTAAGCAAAAGGTGTTGAACCacgttaaattcttgtgttttttattatttttcctacgGTGTAATCTTTGTGTGTGTTCTCACGATCCTTTGTGGGTGTGGGTAATTTTATTTGTGGGAGCGTTGATTACCCAACAATTGATCATTAACGTTGGTTAGTATACAGTCTTCACTTTTCATCACTAACAATAAGCTATTCAGAGTCTCTTCAATCTTTGCAAATGTCGGATGAAAGGTACTGGTAGCATGGAAAACATAAATGCGGTGACCCACTTGAATCCAGCTACTTCCTGGTTTTTTCTCTAACCCTTTatcttttatgatttttctcaCCTTTGACATGCCTTCCCATCTTTTCCCATAAGCATATAAATTTGACAAAAGAACATAATGGCCTGGATCATTAGGATTCAATTGGAAAATACGCTCTACAAGAAGCTAAGCCAATTTCACTTTGTTGTGAAGTCGACAAGCACCTAGTAAGCTCCCCAAGACATTAGCATCTGGTGTCATATGCATCCTTGTGATGAACTTGTATGCACCATCGAGATCTCCTGTTGTACCAATGAGATCCACCATGCACAAGTAGTGTTTCATATCTTGCTCAATTCCATAATCATAGTCATAGAGTTATACAGCAACCACCTTCTCTGTCAAAGAGACATGCATGACTACATGCAGATAACAGTGAAATAAAAGTGACTTTGTTTGGTCTAATTCCTTCCTCCTCCATTTGCTCATAAAATGCCAAACCCTTTTCACCTAGGCCATGAGCTCCACTGGCAGAGATCATAGTGCTATATGTTATGACATTCCTTACCATCATTTGTTTAAAGATCTTCACTCTGAGTTCCAGAAATCCACATTTGCTATACATATCTATTAGAGTTTCCCACAGAAACATTTAATCCTAGACTAGTCTTGGTCACATAACCATGGATTTCCTTTCCCTGTCTAAAAGCTTCCATTTGGGTGCATATAGGAAGGATGCTTACTAAAGTAATGGAATTTGGCCTATGTTTAGCTCCCCAAATTCTTCTAAAGGTAAAGAATGTTGACTCAGAGTCACCAACTAAATTATACCTTATTATCACTGAATTCCACACCATGATATCCTTATTTGACATGCACTCAAATATTGACTCTACTTCCTTGATTGACCCACAATTAGCATACATATCAATCAATGCACTTCCTACAACAACATTAGGCATGAGTCCTTCTATAAGAACAAAGTTGTGCATATCCTTCCTTTGTTTCAACAACTTGAGTTTTCCAAAAGTAGGAAGAACACTTGCAACAACGATTGCATTTGTTGCTAAACCCACATTTACCATTCCAGTATACAACTCATAACTCTCTTGGTATAGGCGGTTCTGTGAGTAGCCAACAATCGAGGTACTCCAAGAAACTACATCTTTATAAACCATGCGACTAAACACCCGATGGGCATCAAATGGATCACCACATTTACAATACATGTCTATCATTGCGAAGGAGAAATACAAATCACTCTCAAAGCCACTCCTCACAGCACACCCTTGCAATGCCATCCCCAATTTCACAGCCTCCAATCGTCCACACACTGGTAAGACAGATGTTACAATCACCGAATCAGGCATCAGACCTTGTTCTCTCATCTTTCCGAATAGTAGAAGCGCTTCAAGCCACTCATAATTCCACATGTTCCCACATATTAAGGCAGACCATAAAGCCAAGTCTCTATCCGACATTTCGTCAAACATCCTACGTGCATCCTcaatgtaacatcccatttttcgtagactaatttaaaaataattgtatttataaataaatagagttttagaaaaatgataaggtttttataattaaataaataaggaaaaataactttattaattaaaataatgattttagaaaaaataaagaggatattttatttattcatttgatagggaataaaatatagtttgtttttataaaataataaaaataaataaatagagtaattaATAAGTTGTAAAtgccctaggtataaatagggacgtgttaggtcagttttcacaccGACGATGCCTTCTCTTCCCCTCATTTTGgctttttccccttctcctcccAAAACCCTATCTTTTTCCCGCAGACAACCAAATCTGTcccagaaaaacgacgatctcatactcattcaccgttggatcatcctGAAACTTAAGCACCAGGTTCGGAACCTAACTCCGAGCACTATCACCGTTGGGAATTCAGAAATCATGTcggagctgagagaaatacacTTCACATAGTAGCCTTTTCTTTTCCCGcaaaaacccaaaactgtctcggtaaaactataaTCCCGGATTAACTAACCGTTgtattattgtaaaattttaatatgtggTTAGTGATTCAATTCTTCACACCtttaccgttgggatttgtgaaaaAGTATCCACTGAGAGAGGAAAAAGAATCGCACGGAGACAGTATAAAATGGAggtttcaatcccttctcttttCTCTAACGTTTGAgaaccctatcagagcaatcagaggaaaatattgaggaatctcaggaacTTGCTAGAGATTCCGCTATCATTGTCgaaagacacgtgagcccgctttgaagtaagggatgagtttatcgcaattgggttagaataaacatgtgtagggatccttagaggattaaattggggtttattttgggatgtttattgaattacaatttttctttatgattataaatacaatattgttgtgttctacttaccaattgatgttctgatgagaattgattaataaacttgagtgctcttgatgtttttttattttgacccatgattttgatataattgtgagaaactatttgaggggttttactccccatgttgtgataaattttttgtataaattgttatgttgagattatgaaatgatgattcaaattgtgagtatgtgataaattgaacatgtgatgaatgatgaaatacatgtgtattgagatgagatgtgtgtattgagttgtgagttatgaactatgcaatcacataattgtaagaccctttaagggcgatgagtattgtgatgagatccactgtgggaacctgacgagttaaaatgattttgaaaacaattgagcagttgtgtgtattgcatagttcataggtaaaatgtatatgattcatgaagtgtggtaacatgttaaattgatattataccattgtgattgagattgagtgtatg includes these proteins:
- the LOC100818543 gene encoding transcription factor PIL1 isoform X1: MAAEKMPDSTKPGMTRSTSYLDSIYGKGSLELVWENGQLHVQQGGSSSTSSVVTRMTPSCEGSFNAKSARLSSLYSLMDFPVQRDSALDNSQPNSHQSNDQNSGKFAKAANSSSKGLDRSLVINSPKGSPGRQKNPLNSDTSNMVPRSEETTPPDEQSEAVGHDSIHGSRGQYFNQTSSSARHRAKGKAHDTKQKYCDEGLLESSSLCSIGASNNRNVCSRTHDDIDDSTYLSNNDEEPEDVVKEKPAWEGTGVKRSRNAEVHNLCERKRRDKINKRMRILKELIPNCNKTDKASMLDDAIEYLKTLKLQLQMMSMGAGFCMPFMMLPNAAHHMMNTPHLHQLMGLGMGFRPGTAMPCSLPQFPITPLHGITDNRVHMFGFPNQVPPMPISHAPFIPMLGNPSTQPTPLATSTNINLAENPASSQLTTLMASSPKNLFISGQAEYATKQ
- the LOC100818543 gene encoding transcription factor PHYTOCHROME INTERACTING FACTOR-LIKE 15 isoform X2, with translation MTPSCEGSFNAKSARLSSLYSLMDFPVQRDSALDNSQPNSHQSNDQNSGKFAKAANSSSKGLDRSLVINSPKGSPGRQKNPLNSDTSNMVPRSEETTPPDEQSEAVGHDSIHGSRGQYFNQTSSSARHRAKGKAHDTKQKYCDEGLLESSSLCSIGASNNRNVCSRTHDDIDDSTYLSNNDEEPEDVVKEKPAWEGTGVKRSRNAEVHNLCERKRRDKINKRMRILKELIPNCNKTDKASMLDDAIEYLKTLKLQLQMMSMGAGFCMPFMMLPNAAHHMMNTPHLHQLMGLGMGFRPGTAMPCSLPQFPITPLHGITDNRVHMFGFPNQVPPMPISHAPFIPMLGNPSTQPTPLATSTNINLAENPASSQLTTLMASSPKNLFISGQAEYATKQ
- the LOC102670373 gene encoding pentatricopeptide repeat-containing protein At1g71460, chloroplastic; this translates as MGCYIEDARRMFDEMSDRDLALWSALICGNMWNYEWLEALLLFGKMREQGLMPDSVIVTSVLPVCGRLEAVKLGMALQGCAVRSGFESDLYFSFAMIDMYCKCGDPFDAHRVFSRMVYKDVVSWSTSIVGYSQNRLYQESYELYTGMVNVGLATNAIVVASVLPTFGKLKLLKQRKDMHNFVLIEGLMPNVVVGSALIDMYANCGSIKEVESIFECMSNKDIMVWNSVIIRYNLVGDSESTFFTFRRIWGAKHRPNSITLVSILPICTQMEAFRQGKEIHGYVTKTSLGLNVSVGNSNRYV